A portion of the Ferrovum sp. JA12 genome contains these proteins:
- a CDS encoding urease accessory protein UreF — translation MKCSDLNEDLALFKLLHIVSPSLPTGGFSYSQTLEWWVDNHVVHDEPSFVTWLSDMFLFSQYRCDLVFFRQAFEAIENNNITQFLDINNLFLSSRETSELRAETIQMGYSLLKLVPDITQMDVKKMGLDQHSLCYPMVWAFLSFHCQLSADIAQKGYLWSWLENLVMVGVKVIPLGQSAGQRILMKLMGLLIIQMNSHRDGRFEATPMTVLPGLAIASSCHESQYTRLFRS, via the coding sequence ATGAAATGCAGTGACTTAAATGAAGACCTTGCCTTATTTAAGTTATTACATATTGTTAGTCCAAGTTTACCCACCGGGGGATTTAGCTACTCACAGACTCTTGAGTGGTGGGTGGATAATCATGTTGTCCATGACGAGCCTTCATTTGTCACCTGGTTATCAGATATGTTTTTGTTTTCTCAATACCGCTGTGATTTAGTTTTTTTTCGGCAGGCATTTGAAGCGATTGAAAACAACAATATTACTCAATTCTTGGACATAAATAATTTGTTTCTTTCCTCTAGAGAAACCAGTGAGCTCAGAGCAGAAACCATTCAGATGGGCTATTCATTATTAAAGTTAGTCCCTGATATAACGCAAATGGATGTCAAGAAAATGGGTTTAGATCAACATTCTTTATGTTATCCAATGGTTTGGGCTTTTCTCAGTTTTCATTGTCAGCTCAGTGCGGATATTGCACAAAAGGGATACCTTTGGAGTTGGCTTGAAAATCTAGTGATGGTGGGCGTCAAAGTTATACCCCTTGGTCAAAGTGCTGGTCAACGAATTTTAATGAAGTTGATGGGGCTTCTCATTATACAAATGAATAGTCATCGAGACGGACGATTTGAAGCAACGCCTATGACTGTGTTACCAGGTCTTGCCATTGCAAGTTCCTGTCATGAATCACAATATACGAGGTTATTTCGGTCATGA
- a CDS encoding response regulator, translated as MHTILVIDDTPENLAVLHDALDEAGYIVLVATSGEIAFNIIKHNIPDLILLDAMMPVMNGFDVALEIKKNPLTSTLPIIFMTGLTETENIVKAFNSGVVDYITKPIKPEEVLVRIAAHLKISKENTQIRDLLDQVDLATISINTKSNTVNWLSKRTGVLLERYCDLVEVNWANQLLALLKGFNLSKDNMDAPFIIGQKDGARLFCQIRSFYDQSHELILTLREENETLAIELLQKEFDITLKESEVLYWLVKGKTNKEISIILGSSHRTVDKHVEHLFDKIQAENRNAIINIVMSNKNVRYLLTQY; from the coding sequence ATGCATACTATTTTGGTTATTGATGATACCCCTGAAAATTTAGCAGTATTGCATGATGCGTTGGATGAGGCAGGCTATATCGTACTCGTTGCGACAAGTGGTGAGATTGCTTTTAATATCATTAAACATAACATTCCAGATCTCATTCTGTTAGACGCAATGATGCCGGTGATGAATGGTTTTGATGTGGCACTAGAAATTAAGAAAAATCCGTTAACCAGTACCTTGCCAATTATTTTTATGACTGGTTTAACAGAAACAGAAAATATTGTAAAAGCTTTTAACAGTGGTGTAGTGGATTACATTACCAAACCCATCAAACCTGAGGAAGTGCTCGTTAGAATTGCTGCACATTTAAAAATCTCCAAGGAAAATACTCAAATTAGAGATCTCTTAGACCAAGTGGATTTAGCGACTATTTCTATTAATACGAAATCAAATACTGTCAATTGGTTAAGTAAACGTACTGGTGTGTTATTAGAGAGATATTGTGATTTGGTAGAGGTTAACTGGGCAAATCAACTGCTTGCACTTTTAAAAGGATTCAATCTTAGTAAGGATAATATGGATGCTCCATTTATCATCGGTCAAAAAGATGGTGCTCGATTATTTTGTCAAATTAGAAGTTTTTATGATCAAAGCCACGAATTGATTTTGACTCTTAGGGAAGAAAATGAAACTCTGGCCATTGAGCTTTTACAAAAAGAGTTTGATATCACTCTAAAAGAATCTGAAGTGTTATATTGGTTGGTAAAGGGTAAAACCAACAAAGAAATCAGTATTATACTGGGCTCAAGCCATCGAACTGTGGACAAACACGTTGAACATCTGTTTGATAAAATTCAGGCGGAAAATAGAAACGCGATTATAAATATAGTGATGAGTAATAAAAACGTGAGATATCTATTAACTCAATATTAG
- a CDS encoding TIGR03643 family protein, translated as MTMTEEEISRIIEMAWEDRTPFEAIEKQFNMPEKQVKALMRQQLKQNSYKIWRERVTGRKTKHKSLRSPEVTRAYSSTQYKHK; from the coding sequence ATGACTATGACAGAAGAAGAAATATCAAGAATAATTGAAATGGCATGGGAGGATCGAACCCCCTTTGAGGCCATTGAAAAACAATTCAATATGCCGGAGAAACAGGTCAAAGCGCTGATGCGGCAACAATTAAAGCAGAACTCCTACAAAATATGGCGAGAACGCGTTACCGGACGCAAAACAAAACATAAAAGCCTACGCTCTCCTGAAGTAACCCGTGCTTATTCTTCTACACAATACAAGCATAAGTAA
- a CDS encoding hybrid sensor histidine kinase/response regulator, whose amino-acid sequence MSEYSRLGVFNVRRDYNTWVADETMEDYALRYTPKSFRKWSVFRVANTAFSTSSFMVLEALGATLLIHYGGVNTLYAILSAALIIFIVSLPIGYYSAKYNLDMDLLTRGSGFGYLGSTITSLIYAAFTFIFFALEAAIMAYALSIVLHIQLTWAYLICALIVIPIVAKGITSISKFQVITQPFWLILLILPYLYLFSTNSALFEDIMRFNGVIDNSGGFQISKFFLALTVVLPLLAQMGEQADYLRFMPSKTPENKNTWYMGVLIGGSGWVILSSFKIFGGAILAYIAYRLGLELEQTLNPNVLYFIIYQQIFRNYTVILLLSAALILISQLKINVTNAYAGSLAWSNFFSRLTHSHPGRVVWVIFNIVIALLLMELNLIQVMDSVLGLFSNIAVPWIMTVFADIVINKQVGLSPKGIEFRRAYLYDINPVGFFSVILTATLSIIMYSGLLGREYKPYAIIVALVLPLILTPLLAYLSKGQYYLARDSSQAPHAEDTSCKCIVCENKFEHQDMADCPAYQGNICSLCCTLDVRCHDQCKPTAKISNQFNIFLARYLPDRFIIILNSGVGHYLILFVSFSLLLSLILFLFYYQDIHQDSTLSFYGFTEFVKEFYTKIFIAITLITGIVSWWLVLVSRSRQVALEEAKSQTDLLIKEIISHTKTDQLLQNAIKVADLANVAKSRYIMSISHELRTPLNSILGYAQILDTDKNIPENRRSAIATIRKSGEHLLSLIEGTMDIARIESGKMKLNITHFQFRDLIQQIVSMFELQAYKKKLKFEFNSVSYLPVVVKGDSSRIRQVLINVLGNAIKFTKQGKVSLKTKYQGDIATFIIEDTGPGISHTEIDKIFDPFSRVGGISTELEGGTGLGLSITKMLVGIMGGEISVMSEINVGTVFTIKLYLPQIVTQNANIDFNKNIIIGYEGARKKILVIDNEEIDRILLKSFLSPLGFDVYEAESGEMALSVVADVSPDLVFVDLAMAGIDGWETIRQLKYKMNYTNSIAIISANAFEVNTENNYGITTDAFFIKPVVMDELLQFIGNKLNLTWKIHEVEPTIPTLLTKDFVCPPLVLLIKLKNCLDSGYWKGILVALDEILNTDPIYGDFVNYSRILTSQFKLDELRLFLDKKMNE is encoded by the coding sequence ATGAGCGAATACTCCAGATTAGGAGTATTTAATGTTCGTCGAGATTACAACACGTGGGTTGCTGATGAGACGATGGAGGATTACGCTCTTAGATATACGCCGAAATCCTTTCGTAAATGGAGTGTTTTTAGAGTTGCTAATACTGCCTTTAGCACCTCCTCTTTTATGGTGCTGGAAGCACTGGGTGCTACGCTGTTAATCCATTATGGTGGCGTTAATACACTTTACGCCATCTTGTCAGCCGCATTGATTATTTTTATTGTTAGTTTACCCATTGGCTACTATTCAGCTAAATATAACTTAGATATGGACCTCTTAACGCGAGGTTCTGGCTTCGGTTATTTGGGTTCCACCATTACCTCTCTCATTTATGCAGCCTTTACGTTTATATTTTTTGCATTAGAAGCGGCAATTATGGCCTATGCACTCAGTATTGTGCTGCATATTCAACTGACCTGGGCTTATCTAATTTGTGCACTAATTGTTATACCTATCGTTGCAAAAGGCATCACCTCTATTAGTAAATTTCAAGTCATAACTCAACCCTTTTGGCTTATTCTACTTATTCTCCCTTATTTATATTTGTTTTCAACTAACTCAGCCTTATTTGAAGATATTATGAGATTTAATGGGGTCATTGATAATTCCGGTGGATTTCAGATAAGTAAGTTCTTTTTAGCCTTGACAGTTGTCTTGCCTTTACTGGCACAAATGGGCGAACAGGCAGATTATTTAAGATTTATGCCGTCCAAAACACCGGAGAACAAAAACACCTGGTACATGGGTGTTCTAATCGGCGGCTCAGGGTGGGTTATTTTAAGTTCGTTTAAAATTTTTGGTGGCGCAATACTCGCTTATATTGCTTATCGTCTTGGTTTAGAGTTGGAACAAACACTTAATCCAAATGTGTTATATTTTATTATTTATCAACAAATATTTAGAAACTATACGGTAATTTTACTGTTATCTGCCGCATTAATATTAATCTCCCAGCTAAAAATTAATGTAACCAATGCCTATGCAGGGTCACTTGCTTGGTCTAATTTTTTTTCCCGTCTGACACATAGCCATCCTGGTCGAGTGGTTTGGGTAATCTTTAATATAGTCATCGCGTTACTATTAATGGAATTAAATCTGATTCAAGTAATGGATAGTGTATTAGGACTGTTTTCTAATATTGCTGTTCCTTGGATCATGACAGTGTTTGCTGATATTGTTATCAATAAACAAGTGGGGCTATCTCCTAAGGGGATAGAGTTTAGACGTGCGTATCTCTATGATATTAATCCTGTAGGTTTTTTTAGCGTTATTTTAACAGCCACCCTGTCAATAATCATGTATTCAGGATTGTTAGGGAGAGAGTATAAACCTTATGCAATCATTGTGGCCTTAGTCCTTCCATTAATATTGACACCCTTGTTGGCTTATTTGAGTAAAGGTCAATACTATTTGGCGAGAGACAGTAGTCAAGCCCCCCATGCAGAAGATACTTCTTGTAAGTGTATCGTTTGTGAAAACAAATTTGAGCATCAAGATATGGCAGATTGTCCAGCCTACCAAGGTAACATCTGTTCACTGTGTTGTACGCTAGATGTTAGATGTCATGACCAATGTAAGCCTACAGCTAAAATTTCTAATCAGTTTAATATTTTCTTGGCTCGTTACTTACCAGATAGATTTATCATCATTTTAAACTCCGGTGTAGGGCATTACTTGATACTCTTTGTGTCGTTTTCTTTGTTACTGTCCCTAATACTCTTTTTATTTTATTATCAAGATATCCATCAAGACTCAACATTAAGTTTTTATGGTTTCACCGAATTTGTTAAAGAATTTTATACAAAAATATTTATTGCCATTACCTTAATTACTGGGATAGTTTCTTGGTGGTTGGTATTGGTCAGCAGAAGTCGACAAGTAGCACTTGAAGAAGCCAAGTCGCAAACCGATCTGTTAATCAAAGAAATCATATCTCATACCAAAACTGATCAACTATTACAAAACGCGATTAAAGTTGCTGATTTAGCGAATGTGGCGAAGAGTCGCTACATTATGTCCATTAGTCATGAATTAAGGACTCCCCTTAATAGTATATTAGGTTACGCCCAGATTCTAGATACGGATAAAAATATTCCAGAAAATAGAAGATCTGCGATCGCCACCATTAGAAAAAGCGGTGAACATTTGCTTTCTTTGATTGAAGGGACCATGGATATTGCCAGAATCGAAAGTGGGAAAATGAAATTAAATATTACTCACTTTCAGTTTAGGGATTTAATTCAACAAATTGTGAGTATGTTTGAATTGCAAGCGTACAAAAAGAAGTTAAAGTTTGAGTTTAATTCCGTTTCATATCTTCCTGTTGTGGTCAAAGGTGATAGTTCGAGAATCAGACAAGTGTTAATTAATGTACTAGGTAATGCCATTAAATTTACCAAACAAGGTAAGGTATCGCTTAAAACAAAATATCAGGGTGATATAGCTACTTTTATCATTGAGGACACAGGACCTGGAATCAGTCATACGGAAATCGATAAAATCTTTGATCCTTTTTCTCGTGTGGGCGGTATCTCAACGGAGCTTGAGGGAGGGACTGGGTTGGGATTATCCATCACCAAAATGCTAGTAGGGATTATGGGTGGAGAAATATCGGTGATGAGTGAGATAAATGTTGGAACAGTATTTACTATTAAATTATATTTACCTCAAATCGTTACACAAAATGCAAATATTGATTTTAATAAAAATATCATTATAGGTTATGAGGGAGCCAGAAAAAAAATCCTAGTGATCGATAATGAGGAAATTGACAGAATATTATTAAAAAGTTTTTTAAGTCCCTTGGGGTTTGATGTGTATGAGGCGGAAAGTGGCGAAATGGCTCTCTCAGTTGTTGCGGATGTCTCACCGGATCTGGTTTTTGTGGATCTAGCCATGGCTGGGATTGATGGCTGGGAAACCATCAGACAGCTTAAGTATAAAATGAACTACACTAATAGTATTGCAATTATATCGGCCAACGCTTTCGAGGTGAATACAGAAAACAATTATGGTATTACTACCGATGCTTTTTTTATTAAACCCGTTGTGATGGACGAGTTATTACAATTTATAGGCAATAAACTTAATTTGACTTGGAAAATTCATGAGGTTGAACCCACTATCCCTACTCTGTTAACTAAAGACTTTGTTTGTCCTCCCTTAGTATTACTAATAAAACTCAAAAATTGTTTGGATTCGGGTTACTGGAAAGGAATTTTGGTAGCCTTAGATGAAATTTTAAATACTGATCCTATTTATGGGGATTTTGTTAACTACTCCAGAATATTAACAAGTCAGTTTAAATTAGATGAGTTACGTCTTTTTTTAGATAAGAAAATGAATGAGTAA
- a CDS encoding amidase: MKTLQDIVPLSVRQLVSQVQSGDITPHEIIQAYYTGIEHIEPKIHAWKTLNPEDIKRQLERFEVALDLQSYPLAGIPIGVKDLINTKHLPTSYGSSLYEGYQPQENAAIVERYLDLGGIILGKTVTTEFAFLNPGPTINPVSLNIDVTVTPGGSSSGSAAAVACAMTPLAFATQTAASITRPAAFCGVVGYKPSYGLLTMQGVKPLSPSLDTLGMMGLRVDDVAYAVGCLIGHELMDFTINPPVIGFLEEPLWAEITYDAKRVLDLAKQILIKQGFTLKPIHLKELGEQLTQAQETIMYHEMASSLAPEWQQASASLSPKLGEYIKKGMAIGDDEVQAAFEQQRLGQEKMAQLFNEVDILIAPSTLGEAPDGLDNTGNPIMSRLWTLLGNPTCHLPIGYSLRKLPLGLTVIGALHEDKRLLSYAHLLENAFTHSS; the protein is encoded by the coding sequence ATGAAAACCCTTCAAGACATTGTTCCATTATCTGTCCGTCAGTTAGTCTCCCAGGTTCAGTCTGGTGACATCACTCCTCACGAAATTATTCAAGCCTACTATACTGGTATTGAACATATTGAGCCTAAAATTCATGCTTGGAAAACCCTTAACCCTGAGGATATTAAAAGACAGCTAGAGCGCTTTGAAGTAGCGCTGGACTTGCAATCTTACCCCTTAGCAGGTATCCCAATTGGTGTGAAAGATCTCATTAATACCAAGCATCTTCCTACCTCCTACGGATCGAGTCTCTACGAAGGCTATCAACCTCAAGAAAATGCTGCCATCGTTGAACGCTATCTTGACCTAGGTGGCATTATCCTGGGTAAAACAGTCACTACAGAATTTGCGTTTTTAAACCCGGGACCCACCATCAATCCAGTTTCTCTTAATATAGATGTGACCGTGACCCCCGGAGGATCCTCAAGCGGCTCGGCTGCGGCAGTGGCCTGCGCCATGACCCCCCTTGCCTTCGCCACCCAAACGGCCGCATCCATTACCCGTCCTGCTGCTTTTTGTGGGGTAGTGGGCTATAAGCCGAGCTATGGATTACTTACTATGCAGGGTGTTAAACCCCTCAGCCCCAGTCTTGATACGCTGGGCATGATGGGGCTCAGGGTGGATGATGTGGCGTATGCTGTGGGCTGCCTAATTGGTCATGAATTAATGGATTTCACTATCAACCCACCAGTTATAGGCTTTCTTGAAGAACCGCTTTGGGCAGAGATTACTTATGATGCAAAAAGAGTACTCGATCTTGCCAAGCAAATTTTAATTAAGCAGGGTTTCACCCTGAAGCCCATTCACCTCAAAGAGCTGGGCGAGCAACTCACCCAAGCACAAGAAACGATTATGTATCATGAAATGGCCTCCTCGCTCGCCCCTGAATGGCAGCAAGCAAGCGCTAGCCTCAGCCCAAAACTCGGTGAGTATATTAAAAAGGGTATGGCCATCGGAGACGATGAGGTTCAAGCGGCCTTTGAACAACAACGACTTGGCCAGGAGAAAATGGCTCAACTGTTTAATGAAGTGGATATTCTGATTGCACCCAGCACCCTTGGCGAAGCACCCGATGGGTTAGACAACACCGGCAACCCAATTATGAGCCGTCTGTGGACGCTATTGGGTAATCCCACATGCCATTTACCCATTGGCTATAGCCTCAGAAAGTTACCACTGGGTCTAACGGTGATTGGTGCTTTGCATGAGGATAAACGTTTACTTAGTTATGCCCATTTACTAGAAAACGCTTTCACGCATAGCAGTTAA
- a CDS encoding CHRD domain-containing protein: protein MKIHLSMMKLIAGILISLWTLSVSAQTIKIQLEGAQEVPAVSTQASGMGEFNIDKDGAISGSVITKNIKGTMAHVHLAAKGKNGPVIIKLTKTDENTWSIPAGASLTKEQVESFKKGELYANVHSANHKSGEIRGQLLPQ from the coding sequence ATGAAAATACATCTATCCATGATGAAGCTCATTGCAGGAATATTAATCAGCTTATGGACATTATCTGTATCTGCTCAAACCATCAAGATTCAACTTGAAGGAGCACAAGAAGTTCCTGCGGTGAGTACCCAAGCCTCAGGAATGGGCGAGTTCAACATAGATAAGGATGGAGCCATATCAGGGAGCGTCATCACGAAAAACATTAAGGGTACCATGGCACACGTCCATCTGGCCGCCAAAGGGAAAAATGGCCCGGTGATCATTAAGTTGACTAAAACCGATGAAAACACCTGGTCAATTCCAGCAGGAGCCTCCTTAACAAAAGAGCAAGTTGAAAGTTTCAAAAAAGGCGAGCTTTATGCAAACGTTCATAGTGCCAACCACAAATCCGGAGAAATTAGAGGGCAACTTCTGCCTCAGTAA
- a CDS encoding SOUL family heme-binding protein, which produces MQQLILTEASQRSIQSLKNVPMHEKILFTLLICFTFFRIELVMATEQPSYQVILTQDNFEVRQYSPMLIAETHVSGSMNDASRQGFRTIADYIFGNNHLPNGKDSQKIPMTAPVIVTPQSAKITMTAPVTVTPQDSEHTFTETTSWYVSFVMPQPYTLDNIPQPNNPAVQLKVVPQRYYVVNRYSGFNSESTIQTKINETLHWATQHHYTMVGLPQLARYNPPWTLPMFRRNEILIEIKQPN; this is translated from the coding sequence ATGCAGCAACTTATTCTCACTGAGGCAAGTCAAAGGAGTATTCAGTCACTAAAGAATGTTCCTATGCATGAGAAAATACTGTTTACACTACTCATTTGTTTTACTTTTTTTAGGATAGAGCTAGTCATGGCCACTGAGCAACCTTCCTATCAAGTGATATTAACTCAAGACAACTTCGAGGTTCGTCAGTACAGTCCCATGCTGATTGCAGAAACACACGTTTCGGGCTCCATGAATGATGCGTCAAGGCAGGGCTTTAGAACAATTGCTGATTATATTTTCGGCAATAACCATCTGCCCAACGGCAAAGATTCCCAGAAAATCCCTATGACAGCGCCAGTCATTGTTACTCCTCAATCAGCAAAGATCACCATGACTGCCCCAGTTACTGTGACCCCGCAAGACAGCGAACACACCTTTACTGAGACTACCTCTTGGTACGTGAGTTTTGTCATGCCTCAACCATACACCTTAGATAACATTCCCCAACCTAACAATCCTGCCGTTCAATTAAAAGTGGTGCCACAACGCTACTATGTGGTCAATCGCTATTCTGGTTTTAATAGCGAGTCAACCATTCAGACAAAAATTAATGAGACTCTTCACTGGGCAACCCAACACCACTATACAATGGTGGGATTACCTCAATTGGCGCGTTACAACCCGCCCTGGACACTACCCATGTTTAGACGTAATGAAATTTTAATAGAAATTAAACAACCAAACTAA
- a CDS encoding SDR family NAD(P)-dependent oxidoreductase, with product MLIISQPFRALVIGSSGTLGHSFVKTLQQHHDCKEVLELSRQTVPNIDYQEPKTIVTAFDHFKYQPPFQLIINTIGVLHTSEWMPEKRLKDLNEVQLREQFLVNTIGPALTIQQFSQLMDPRGGVFVCLSAKVGSISDNRLGGWYSYRASKAALNMLIKTAAIELKRTQPNMALVAMHPGTVKSPLSQPFRGNEIGRDPDQAAQEILSVILSLSLEDSGSFKSYSGENLPW from the coding sequence ATGTTAATCATTTCACAGCCATTTCGTGCACTGGTGATCGGTTCATCAGGAACCCTCGGACACAGTTTCGTTAAAACTCTGCAACAGCATCATGACTGTAAGGAAGTTTTGGAGCTCAGTCGACAAACTGTTCCCAATATTGATTATCAAGAACCCAAAACAATTGTTACGGCTTTTGACCATTTTAAATATCAACCCCCTTTCCAGCTAATTATTAATACCATTGGCGTGTTACATACATCAGAGTGGATGCCTGAAAAAAGACTCAAAGATCTTAACGAAGTTCAATTAAGAGAGCAGTTTTTAGTGAATACCATTGGACCTGCTTTAACTATTCAGCAATTTAGTCAACTAATGGATCCCCGAGGTGGAGTTTTTGTATGCTTGTCCGCGAAGGTAGGCAGTATTAGTGATAATCGCTTAGGGGGCTGGTATAGTTACCGTGCTTCCAAAGCGGCCTTGAATATGCTCATTAAAACTGCCGCTATTGAGTTAAAAAGAACACAGCCCAACATGGCGCTCGTTGCAATGCACCCCGGTACGGTGAAGTCACCCCTCTCTCAACCTTTTCGTGGCAACGAAATAGGGAGAGATCCTGACCAGGCTGCCCAAGAGATCTTGTCGGTTATACTGTCACTGTCCCTTGAAGACAGCGGATCATTTAAAAGTTATAGCGGTGAAAACCTGCCATGGTAG
- the ureG gene encoding urease accessory protein UreG, protein MNQTKELLRVGIGGPVGSGKTALTLELCIAFRDKYNIAAVTNDIYTEEDAQFLVRNQALSPSRIMGVETGGCPHTAIREDASINLEAIDRLSHKFPDLDMVFVESGGDNLAATFSPELSDLTLYVIDVAAGDKIPRKGGPGITKSDLLIINKIDLAPYVGASLEVMDHDAKKMRGDKPYVFTNLKTKQGLDKVIQFIVDKGML, encoded by the coding sequence ATGAATCAAACAAAAGAGTTATTACGGGTTGGGATTGGTGGGCCCGTTGGATCCGGTAAGACAGCATTGACTTTAGAGCTGTGTATAGCCTTTCGAGACAAATATAATATTGCTGCGGTAACGAATGATATTTACACAGAAGAGGATGCGCAGTTTTTAGTCAGGAATCAAGCCCTCTCTCCCAGTCGGATTATGGGGGTTGAGACAGGAGGTTGTCCACATACTGCCATTAGAGAAGATGCAAGTATCAACCTAGAAGCGATTGATCGTTTAAGTCATAAATTCCCTGATCTTGACATGGTGTTTGTTGAAAGTGGAGGCGATAATCTGGCTGCAACGTTTAGTCCCGAACTGTCTGATCTCACGCTATACGTGATTGACGTGGCAGCTGGAGATAAAATCCCGAGAAAAGGAGGGCCAGGTATTACTAAATCAGATTTGTTAATTATTAATAAAATTGATTTAGCACCCTATGTGGGAGCCTCTCTTGAAGTCATGGATCATGACGCAAAAAAGATGCGAGGAGATAAACCCTATGTGTTTACTAATTTAAAAACAAAACAAGGTTTAGATAAAGTGATTCAATTTATTGTCGATAAAGGTATGTTATGA
- the ureE gene encoding urease accessory protein UreE: MLVIEKKIHSDSHPIDGFLVLPFELRCKNRLLTQLESGEEVGLFLERGTVLRGGDKLLTNDERIIEVLGAPELLTVALTTDMNLLARAAYHLGNRHIPVEIRSDRLLFQRDHVLAEMVNRLGLQVEEAHIPFEPESGAYGKHVGHSHGHSTDGIGRGARIHEMQ; encoded by the coding sequence ATGCTTGTTATTGAAAAAAAAATACACTCAGACTCACATCCTATTGACGGTTTTTTAGTGCTACCCTTTGAACTACGCTGTAAAAATCGTCTATTAACTCAGTTAGAAAGTGGTGAAGAGGTCGGACTTTTTTTAGAAAGAGGAACCGTGTTACGTGGAGGGGATAAACTTCTCACTAATGATGAACGTATCATAGAGGTGCTGGGTGCCCCGGAACTATTAACGGTTGCCTTAACAACTGATATGAATCTACTCGCTCGAGCCGCCTATCATCTTGGTAATAGGCATATTCCAGTTGAAATAAGAAGTGATCGACTACTTTTTCAAAGAGATCATGTTCTTGCAGAAATGGTCAATCGATTAGGGTTACAGGTGGAGGAAGCGCATATACCCTTTGAACCCGAATCAGGTGCTTATGGTAAACATGTGGGCCATTCTCATGGTCACAGCACAGACGGCATAGGAAGAGGGGCGAGAATTCATGAAATGCAGTGA